A single Vigna radiata var. radiata cultivar VC1973A chromosome 8, Vradiata_ver6, whole genome shotgun sequence DNA region contains:
- the LOC106772484 gene encoding ketohexokinase isoform X3 yields the protein MWNLCTVIPNVSSTFTFSVQPHPFLNFVNRRRRPRCRVTMSSDPQNAVVVGCGGVAVDYLASVAAYPKPDDKIRTTNLKVQGGGNAGNALTCLARLGLNARLISKVADDSQGRGILDELRADGVDTSFIVVSKEGTSPFTYIIVDNQTKTRTCIHTPGYPPMIPDNLPKSSLLSALDGAKIAYFDGRLPDTALLVAQEAVKKNIPILIDAERPREGLDDLLKLADYVVCSAKFPKAWTEASTLPQALVSMLLMLPNIKFVIVTLGKDGCIMLERTADTGPSAEEVDADTLLESLELKRNKSVSTPTCIQSLSVPSLLQRKCYPLLLMWQVPSAGI from the exons ATGTGGAACCTCTGCACTGTTATTCCCAATGTTTCTTCAACCTTCACATTCAGCGTTCAACCTCACCCATTTCTGAACTTCGTCAAT agaaggagaagacCTCGCTGCAGGGTTACCATGTCCTCCGATCCTCAAAACGCCGTCGTT gTGGGATGTGGAGGGGTGGCTGTCGATTACTTGGCAAGCGTGGCCGCTTATCCTAAGCCAGATGACAAAATCAGAACCACAAATTTGAAG GTTCAAGGAGGTGGCAATGCTGGAAATGCCTTAACTTGCCTTGCTCGCTTGGGCCTAAACGCAAGGCTTATTTCCAAG GTTGCTGATGACAGTCAAGGCAGGGGTATATTAGACGAGCTGCGAGCTGATGGTGTAGATACATCCTTTATAGTG GTGTCTAAGGAGGGAACATCTccatttacatatattattgtcGACAACCAAAC GAAGACCCGTACTTGTATACATACCCCAGGGTATCCTCCAATGATACCAGATAACCTGCCAAAATCAAGTTTGTTATCTGCATTGGATGGAGCAAAAATTGCTTATTTTGATGGCAGGTTGCCTGACACTGCTCTACTTGTTGCCCAAGAG GCAGTGAAAAAGAATATACCCATCTTAATTGATGCAGAAAGGCCAAGGGAAGGGTTGGACGATCTCCTAAAACTAGCTGATTATGTTGTATGCTCAGCAAAGTTTCCAAAG GCATGGACAGAGGCATCCACTCTTCCACAAGCACTTGTTTCTATGCTTTTAATGTTGCCCAACATAAAATTTGTGATTGTAACTTTGGGAAAAGATGGATGCATAATGCTGGAGAGAACGGCTGATA CAGGTCCTTCTGCAGAAGAAGTGGATGCTGACACCTTATTGGAATCATTGGagttaaaaaggaataaaagtGTATCCACCCCAACCTGCATACAATCA
- the LOC106772484 gene encoding ketohexokinase isoform X4, whose amino-acid sequence MWNLCTVIPNVSSTFTFSVQPHPFLNFVNRRRRPRCRVTMSSDPQNAVVVGCGGVAVDYLASVAAYPKPDDKIRTTNLKVQGGGNAGNALTCLARLGLNARLISKVADDSQGRGILDELRADGVDTSFIVVSKEGTSPFTYIIVDNQTKTRTCIHTPGYPPMIPDNLPKSSLLSALDGAKIAYFDGRLPDTALLVAQEAVKKNIPILIDAERPREGLDDLLKLADYVVCSAKFPKAWTEASTLPQALVSMLLMLPNIKFVIVTLGKDGCIMLERTADSPSAEEVDADTLLESLELKRNKSVSTPTCIQSLSVPSLLQRKCYPLLLMWQVPSAGI is encoded by the exons ATGTGGAACCTCTGCACTGTTATTCCCAATGTTTCTTCAACCTTCACATTCAGCGTTCAACCTCACCCATTTCTGAACTTCGTCAAT agaaggagaagacCTCGCTGCAGGGTTACCATGTCCTCCGATCCTCAAAACGCCGTCGTT gTGGGATGTGGAGGGGTGGCTGTCGATTACTTGGCAAGCGTGGCCGCTTATCCTAAGCCAGATGACAAAATCAGAACCACAAATTTGAAG GTTCAAGGAGGTGGCAATGCTGGAAATGCCTTAACTTGCCTTGCTCGCTTGGGCCTAAACGCAAGGCTTATTTCCAAG GTTGCTGATGACAGTCAAGGCAGGGGTATATTAGACGAGCTGCGAGCTGATGGTGTAGATACATCCTTTATAGTG GTGTCTAAGGAGGGAACATCTccatttacatatattattgtcGACAACCAAAC GAAGACCCGTACTTGTATACATACCCCAGGGTATCCTCCAATGATACCAGATAACCTGCCAAAATCAAGTTTGTTATCTGCATTGGATGGAGCAAAAATTGCTTATTTTGATGGCAGGTTGCCTGACACTGCTCTACTTGTTGCCCAAGAG GCAGTGAAAAAGAATATACCCATCTTAATTGATGCAGAAAGGCCAAGGGAAGGGTTGGACGATCTCCTAAAACTAGCTGATTATGTTGTATGCTCAGCAAAGTTTCCAAAG GCATGGACAGAGGCATCCACTCTTCCACAAGCACTTGTTTCTATGCTTTTAATGTTGCCCAACATAAAATTTGTGATTGTAACTTTGGGAAAAGATGGATGCATAATGCTGGAGAGAACGGCTGATA GTCCTTCTGCAGAAGAAGTGGATGCTGACACCTTATTGGAATCATTGGagttaaaaaggaataaaagtGTATCCACCCCAACCTGCATACAATCA
- the LOC106772843 gene encoding uncharacterized protein LOC106772843 isoform X1: protein MSSDSVLPLLETPIIVGFGGVGVDFLAVVPFFPKPDAKIRTTEFKVQGGGNTGNTMTCAARLGLKPRIISKVSTDAPGKSMMEELEAEGVDTSFLVVSKEGTSPFSYIIVDSQTKTRTCIFTPGYPPMVPADLPKANLLSALDGARVVYFDARMADSALVIAQEAFRQNISILIDAERPREGLNDLLGLADYVVCSENFPKAWTEASSIPRALVSIILRFPRLKFAIVTLGKEGCIMLEKCVDDESSHIEEMDVDSCLTSLTKTKDDSIAMPTCIASPVTKLIAEGIGSVCGRLYFGTTEKIPPSELIDTTGAGDAFTGAVLYAICANLPPKKMLPFASYVAAAKCRALGARAGLPYRTNPYLTSFTESIV from the exons ATGTCTTCTGATTCTGTTCTTCCTCTCCTTGAAACCCCCATCATT GTGGGGTTTGGTGGGGTTGGGGTGGATTTTCTGGCAGTAGTGCCATTTTTTCCTAAACCTGATGCCAAGATCAGAACCACTGAATTCAAG GTCCAAGGTGGTGGAAACACTGGAAATACTATGACATGTGCTGCCCGTTTGGGCTTAAAGCCAAGAATAATTTCTAAG GTTTCAACTGATGCTCCGGGTAAGAGTATGATGGAGGAACTAGAGGCTGAAGGGGTGGATACCTCTTTTTTAGTG GTCTCGAAGGAAGGGACTTCACCATTTAGCTACATCATTGTTGACAGCCAAAC GAAAACAAGGACGTGTATATTCACCCCAGGATACCCTCCAATGGTTCCAGCCGATCTTCCAAAAGCCAATTTGTTGTCTGCACTGGATGGAGCAAgagtggtctattttgatgcaAGGATGGCTGACAGTGCTCTTGTCATTGCTCAAGAG GCATTTCGGCAGAATATATCTATCTTGATTGATGCTGAAAGGCCTAGGGAAGGGTTGAACGACCTCCTTGGATTGGCTGATTATGTTGTATGTTCTGAGAATTTTCCAAAG GCCTGGACAGAGGCATCATCTATTCCAAGAGCACtagtttcaattattttaaggtTTCCAAGACTTAAATTTGCAATTGTAACTTTGGGAAAGGAAGGCTGCATAATGCTTGAGAAATGTGTAGATGATG AGAGTTCTCATATAGAAGAAATGGATGTCGACAGCTGTTTGACATcattaacaaaaacaaaggaCGATAGCATAGCCATGCCAACCTGCATAGCCTCG CCAGTTACAAAATTAATAGCTGAAGGGATAGGATCTGTGTGTGGGAGATTATATTTTGGGACAACTGAAAAGATTCCACCATCAGAGCTTATTGATACAACAGGTGCCGGGGATGCATTTACAGGAGCTGTTTTATATG CGATCTGTGCCAACTTACCACCAAAAAAAATGTTGCCTTTTGCTTCTTATGTG GCAGCTGCCAAATGTAGAGCCCTTGGAGCTCGTGCTGGCCTTCCATACCGCACCAATCCATACCTGACATCTTTTACTGAGAGTATAGTATAG
- the LOC106772843 gene encoding uncharacterized protein LOC106772843 isoform X2 encodes MYKHYHSCLSSTTSTYFSELFCFNSGKFTVQGGGNTGNTMTCAARLGLKPRIISKVSTDAPGKSMMEELEAEGVDTSFLVVSKEGTSPFSYIIVDSQTKTRTCIFTPGYPPMVPADLPKANLLSALDGARVVYFDARMADSALVIAQEAFRQNISILIDAERPREGLNDLLGLADYVVCSENFPKAWTEASSIPRALVSIILRFPRLKFAIVTLGKEGCIMLEKCVDDESSHIEEMDVDSCLTSLTKTKDDSIAMPTCIASPVTKLIAEGIGSVCGRLYFGTTEKIPPSELIDTTGAGDAFTGAVLYAICANLPPKKMLPFASYVAAAKCRALGARAGLPYRTNPYLTSFTESIV; translated from the exons ATGTATAAGCATTATCATTCTTGCTTGAGTAGCACTACTTCTACATATTTTTCAGAACTTTTCTGTTTTAACTCGGGCAAATTCACG GTCCAAGGTGGTGGAAACACTGGAAATACTATGACATGTGCTGCCCGTTTGGGCTTAAAGCCAAGAATAATTTCTAAG GTTTCAACTGATGCTCCGGGTAAGAGTATGATGGAGGAACTAGAGGCTGAAGGGGTGGATACCTCTTTTTTAGTG GTCTCGAAGGAAGGGACTTCACCATTTAGCTACATCATTGTTGACAGCCAAAC GAAAACAAGGACGTGTATATTCACCCCAGGATACCCTCCAATGGTTCCAGCCGATCTTCCAAAAGCCAATTTGTTGTCTGCACTGGATGGAGCAAgagtggtctattttgatgcaAGGATGGCTGACAGTGCTCTTGTCATTGCTCAAGAG GCATTTCGGCAGAATATATCTATCTTGATTGATGCTGAAAGGCCTAGGGAAGGGTTGAACGACCTCCTTGGATTGGCTGATTATGTTGTATGTTCTGAGAATTTTCCAAAG GCCTGGACAGAGGCATCATCTATTCCAAGAGCACtagtttcaattattttaaggtTTCCAAGACTTAAATTTGCAATTGTAACTTTGGGAAAGGAAGGCTGCATAATGCTTGAGAAATGTGTAGATGATG AGAGTTCTCATATAGAAGAAATGGATGTCGACAGCTGTTTGACATcattaacaaaaacaaaggaCGATAGCATAGCCATGCCAACCTGCATAGCCTCG CCAGTTACAAAATTAATAGCTGAAGGGATAGGATCTGTGTGTGGGAGATTATATTTTGGGACAACTGAAAAGATTCCACCATCAGAGCTTATTGATACAACAGGTGCCGGGGATGCATTTACAGGAGCTGTTTTATATG CGATCTGTGCCAACTTACCACCAAAAAAAATGTTGCCTTTTGCTTCTTATGTG GCAGCTGCCAAATGTAGAGCCCTTGGAGCTCGTGCTGGCCTTCCATACCGCACCAATCCATACCTGACATCTTTTACTGAGAGTATAGTATAG
- the LOC106772843 gene encoding uncharacterized protein LOC106772843 isoform X3 has protein sequence MSSDSVLPLLETPIIVGFGGVGVDFLAVVPFFPKPDAKIRTTEFKVQGGGNTGNTMTCAARLGLKPRIISKVSTDAPGKSMMEELEAEGVDTSFLVVSKEGTSPFSYIIVDSQTKTRTCIFTPGYPPMVPADLPKANLLSALDGARVVYFDARMADSALVIAQEAFRQNISILIDAERPREGLNDLLGLADYVVCSENFPKAWTEASSIPRALVSIILRFPRLKFAIVTLGKEGCIMLEKCVDDESSHIEEMDVDSCLTSLTKTKDDSIAMPTCIASPVTKLIAEGIGSVCGRLYFGTTEKIPPSELIDTTGAGDAFTGAVLYGSCQM, from the exons ATGTCTTCTGATTCTGTTCTTCCTCTCCTTGAAACCCCCATCATT GTGGGGTTTGGTGGGGTTGGGGTGGATTTTCTGGCAGTAGTGCCATTTTTTCCTAAACCTGATGCCAAGATCAGAACCACTGAATTCAAG GTCCAAGGTGGTGGAAACACTGGAAATACTATGACATGTGCTGCCCGTTTGGGCTTAAAGCCAAGAATAATTTCTAAG GTTTCAACTGATGCTCCGGGTAAGAGTATGATGGAGGAACTAGAGGCTGAAGGGGTGGATACCTCTTTTTTAGTG GTCTCGAAGGAAGGGACTTCACCATTTAGCTACATCATTGTTGACAGCCAAAC GAAAACAAGGACGTGTATATTCACCCCAGGATACCCTCCAATGGTTCCAGCCGATCTTCCAAAAGCCAATTTGTTGTCTGCACTGGATGGAGCAAgagtggtctattttgatgcaAGGATGGCTGACAGTGCTCTTGTCATTGCTCAAGAG GCATTTCGGCAGAATATATCTATCTTGATTGATGCTGAAAGGCCTAGGGAAGGGTTGAACGACCTCCTTGGATTGGCTGATTATGTTGTATGTTCTGAGAATTTTCCAAAG GCCTGGACAGAGGCATCATCTATTCCAAGAGCACtagtttcaattattttaaggtTTCCAAGACTTAAATTTGCAATTGTAACTTTGGGAAAGGAAGGCTGCATAATGCTTGAGAAATGTGTAGATGATG AGAGTTCTCATATAGAAGAAATGGATGTCGACAGCTGTTTGACATcattaacaaaaacaaaggaCGATAGCATAGCCATGCCAACCTGCATAGCCTCG CCAGTTACAAAATTAATAGCTGAAGGGATAGGATCTGTGTGTGGGAGATTATATTTTGGGACAACTGAAAAGATTCCACCATCAGAGCTTATTGATACAACAGGTGCCGGGGATGCATTTACAGGAGCTGTTTTATATG GCAGCTGCCAAATGTAG